The Chryseobacterium nakagawai genome has a segment encoding these proteins:
- a CDS encoding T9SS type B sorting domain-containing protein, producing MKKYLLIFLIFITQMVFAQQDCITAIPICSDSEISLKPNGYGSTKEGSGCLTNETNSMWFTFSIQTAGTLTFLVTPIGPTAASIDYDFALYGPNHDCANIRETPLRCSFAGLGSSITPPLTGLDMTSTEITEGGAGTGFVKYIDVLPGQVYHLFLNNYSTEVAPFKLSFGGTATLLTPFDNNSLKIYQPFPFLKPGPKQDGNIDICGNPVTFDFGTLSNHIRNNNPNFVIKYYRSPADAASDYDPITTPIPVNTTTNYTYSISYVDPTKPVNFLNQCREFGDIKFFDRSFALTPGELTSCSNNNSGTALYDLSTADIGLTPNLTVKYYPSMYDLDHVINEITNPYQYVSAEGSAFVKATNEYGCITITEIKLKFNPLVKVLAEPTLTECHIEATPSMGLFNLENAPVITAASGYKKKYFPSLADAVDATNEITNYKTYTAPNGVIYVRVYDNLGCFNVVKVTLKVLPPEKSSVLVDKIICMEDKTTLDAGPGFKKYEWSTGATTQSISNVGVGTYWVKLTSKVGECISTQSVTVYPSEQPVISSIDVSTTNLTVNVIGGTPDYKYSIDNVVWQDSNVFTNLARGNYKIYVKDAYDCDPIEIEALVPNIVNVITPNGDGINDVMDYSAIAGKLNLTLSIFDRYGVKIHQADKSNGYKWDGTIAGKKIPTGTYWYSLTWNENNQKNTPFKFSGWIIVKNRE from the coding sequence ATGAAAAAATATCTACTGATTTTTCTAATTTTCATTACCCAAATGGTTTTTGCACAACAGGACTGCATCACTGCGATACCAATCTGTAGTGATTCAGAGATCTCCCTGAAACCTAATGGGTACGGAAGTACAAAAGAAGGAAGTGGCTGTCTAACCAACGAAACAAACTCTATGTGGTTTACTTTCAGCATACAAACAGCTGGAACACTTACCTTTTTAGTCACCCCTATAGGTCCTACAGCAGCCAGCATCGATTACGACTTTGCACTATATGGTCCTAATCACGATTGCGCCAACATAAGAGAAACACCTCTAAGATGTTCTTTTGCAGGACTAGGAAGTTCTATCACCCCCCCTTTAACAGGACTTGATATGACTTCTACAGAGATTACAGAAGGCGGTGCCGGAACTGGATTTGTAAAATATATCGATGTACTTCCAGGACAGGTATATCATTTATTTTTAAATAACTACTCAACAGAGGTTGCCCCTTTCAAGTTAAGCTTCGGAGGAACAGCAACACTACTTACCCCATTTGACAACAATTCATTAAAGATCTACCAACCTTTCCCGTTTTTAAAGCCTGGCCCAAAACAGGATGGAAATATTGACATTTGTGGAAATCCTGTAACATTTGATTTCGGTACATTATCAAATCATATCAGAAATAACAACCCTAATTTTGTTATCAAATATTATCGTAGTCCAGCGGATGCAGCAAGTGATTATGATCCCATCACAACCCCTATTCCAGTAAATACAACTACGAATTATACATACTCTATTTCTTACGTTGATCCTACCAAACCCGTTAACTTCTTAAATCAGTGTAGGGAATTTGGAGATATTAAGTTTTTTGACAGATCTTTTGCATTAACTCCCGGAGAACTTACCTCATGCAGTAATAACAACTCAGGAACAGCATTATATGACCTATCAACAGCAGATATAGGACTAACCCCTAATCTTACTGTAAAGTACTATCCTTCAATGTATGACCTGGACCATGTCATTAACGAAATAACCAATCCTTATCAATATGTTTCTGCAGAAGGATCAGCTTTTGTAAAAGCAACCAATGAATACGGATGTATTACAATTACAGAAATTAAATTAAAATTCAACCCACTGGTAAAAGTTCTTGCTGAACCTACACTTACTGAGTGCCATATAGAAGCAACACCTTCTATGGGGTTGTTTAATCTTGAAAATGCGCCGGTTATAACAGCTGCTTCTGGTTATAAGAAAAAATACTTCCCTTCACTGGCTGATGCTGTAGACGCAACCAATGAGATAACAAACTACAAAACCTATACTGCTCCTAATGGGGTAATCTATGTAAGAGTATATGATAATCTTGGATGTTTCAATGTTGTTAAAGTAACACTTAAAGTACTTCCTCCGGAGAAATCCAGTGTACTTGTTGATAAAATCATTTGTATGGAAGACAAGACCACCCTGGATGCAGGACCTGGATTCAAAAAATACGAATGGAGTACCGGAGCAACTACACAAAGCATCAGCAATGTAGGAGTAGGAACCTATTGGGTAAAACTTACCAGTAAAGTTGGTGAATGTATATCCACTCAGTCCGTAACAGTATACCCTTCCGAACAACCGGTAATCTCCAGCATTGATGTATCTACAACAAACTTAACGGTCAATGTAATTGGAGGAACACCTGACTACAAGTACTCTATAGACAATGTTGTATGGCAGGACTCCAATGTATTTACCAATTTAGCAAGAGGCAATTACAAGATATATGTAAAAGATGCTTACGATTGTGACCCTATTGAAATTGAAGCATTAGTACCTAATATCGTAAACGTTATTACACCTAACGGAGACGGAATTAATGATGTTATGGATTATTCTGCAATTGCAGGCAAGCTAAATCTGACTTTAAGTATTTTTGACAGATATGGTGTTAAAATTCACCAGGCTGACAAATCCAATGGATACAAATGGGACGGAACCATTGCTGGTAAAAAAATACCTACCGGGACGTACTGGTATTCATTAACCTGGAATGAGAATAACCAAAAGAATACACCATTCAAATTCTCTGGATGGATTATTGTGAAAAACAGAGAGTAA
- a CDS encoding MFS transporter, which produces MISFTPLQTLQNVEFRNLLTGRFFIVLAFRMLATLLGWWVYQLTKDPFSIGLIGLSEVIPAVSCALYAGHVIDMNEKKRLLLICNYAYIFLIGLLLIPAFLNVQMHFTGHQITYFIYGVIFFTGIARAFIGPIVPSMIPKIVKKENLPNAVTLNQATFLISSVCGHAVGGLLIGYFGVQWTLVVILSLIFIASLFFWQLNKQHSEHKKENVDVVESMREGITYIFKTKEILGALCLDMFAVLFGGAVAMIPVFATDILNSGAEGFGLLNAASDIGSMFIITLLSIIPLRKNQGKILLVVVTGFGICIVGFGLSKLYWLSFMFLVLSGMLDGISVVIRGTIVQLKTPDHIRGRVLSVNSIFIMSSNEMGQFESGVMAKLLGVVRSVVFGGCMTVLVALIVGSTNPKLRKMQY; this is translated from the coding sequence ATGATTTCCTTTACCCCGTTACAAACATTACAAAATGTTGAGTTCAGAAATCTTCTTACTGGGAGATTTTTTATTGTTTTAGCTTTCAGAATGCTTGCTACCTTATTAGGATGGTGGGTGTATCAATTAACCAAAGATCCTTTTTCAATTGGACTTATCGGACTTTCAGAGGTTATTCCCGCGGTGAGCTGCGCCTTATATGCTGGTCATGTTATTGATATGAATGAAAAAAAGAGGCTTTTACTCATTTGTAATTATGCCTATATATTTCTAATCGGACTTCTTTTGATTCCGGCTTTTCTCAATGTTCAAATGCATTTTACGGGACATCAAATTACCTATTTCATTTATGGAGTTATATTTTTTACAGGAATAGCAAGAGCCTTTATAGGACCCATTGTTCCTTCTATGATTCCTAAAATTGTAAAGAAAGAAAACTTACCTAATGCTGTCACCCTTAACCAGGCAACCTTTCTGATTTCTTCAGTTTGCGGACATGCGGTGGGAGGTCTTCTTATTGGATATTTCGGGGTACAGTGGACATTGGTTGTTATTTTATCCCTGATATTCATTGCCTCGCTTTTTTTCTGGCAGCTTAATAAGCAACATTCTGAACATAAGAAAGAAAATGTAGATGTTGTGGAAAGCATGCGTGAAGGAATTACTTATATTTTTAAAACAAAGGAAATCCTGGGAGCTCTGTGCCTTGATATGTTTGCCGTACTTTTTGGAGGAGCAGTAGCAATGATTCCTGTATTTGCAACGGATATCCTGAATTCAGGAGCGGAAGGCTTCGGTTTACTGAATGCAGCTTCTGATATTGGATCTATGTTTATTATCACACTTTTATCTATTATTCCTTTACGAAAAAATCAAGGAAAGATACTTCTTGTGGTAGTGACCGGATTTGGAATTTGTATTGTAGGTTTTGGGTTATCTAAACTTTACTGGCTTTCTTTTATGTTCCTTGTATTAAGTGGAATGCTTGATGGTATTTCCGTAGTCATTAGGGGAACCATTGTACAGTTAAAAACTCCAGATCATATAAGAGGACGTGTATTGAGTGTTAATTCCATATTCATTATGTCCAGCAATGAGATGGGACAATTTGAAAGTGGAGTAATGGCTAAATTACTAGGTGTAGTTCGCTCTGTAGTATTTGGCGGATGCATGACAGTCCTGGTAGCCTTAATTGTTGGAAGCACCAATCCGAAACTGAGAAAGATGCAATATTAG
- a CDS encoding GH3 auxin-responsive promoter family protein: MLNFFKKNAALIWAKKHVQKAEEFKKNAERNQEDLLISLISTAQKTLFGREHDFESIRSVKDFQDRVAVADYEDLKPYIERVKKGQGNILWTDTPEYFAKTSGTTSGSKYIPISKEGMPYQIAGAQSALFHYISKKNNADFVNGKMIFLQGSPELEEVFGIKTGRLSGIVAHHIPNYLQKNRLPSWETNIMEDWEAKVDKIVEETEKQNMTLISGIPPWLIMYFEKLTAKHGKKIKQLFPNLQLIVTGGVNYEPYRDKMEDLLGGKVDIIQTFPASEGFFAFQDDYTKEGLLLLTNHGIFYEFIPLEEYGKPNARRLTLKEIELHKDYALILTTNSGLWAYSIGDVVRFIDKNPYRVLVSGRTKHFTSAFGEHVIAFEVEEALKATLEKHPAQVTEFHLAPQVNPGEGLPYHEWLIEFEKDPENMEAFRNELDQQLRNRNTYYDDLISGNILEKLHITRLKKNAFHEYAKSQGKLGGQNKTPRLANDRNIANLLEIYKF; the protein is encoded by the coding sequence ATGTTAAACTTCTTCAAGAAAAACGCGGCACTTATCTGGGCAAAAAAACATGTTCAAAAGGCAGAGGAATTCAAAAAAAATGCAGAGAGAAACCAAGAAGACTTATTGATTTCCCTTATCAGCACAGCTCAGAAAACACTTTTTGGGCGGGAACATGATTTTGAAAGCATCCGTTCTGTAAAAGATTTTCAGGACAGAGTTGCTGTTGCCGACTATGAAGATTTAAAACCTTACATAGAAAGAGTAAAAAAAGGACAAGGAAACATCTTATGGACAGATACTCCTGAATATTTTGCCAAAACGTCAGGAACTACTTCTGGGTCAAAATACATCCCTATCTCTAAAGAAGGAATGCCTTATCAGATTGCAGGGGCTCAAAGTGCTTTATTTCATTATATAAGCAAAAAGAACAATGCGGATTTTGTTAACGGAAAAATGATCTTTCTTCAGGGAAGCCCTGAACTGGAAGAAGTTTTCGGAATTAAAACGGGAAGATTATCCGGAATTGTAGCGCATCATATCCCTAATTACCTTCAAAAAAACAGATTACCAAGCTGGGAAACCAATATCATGGAAGACTGGGAAGCAAAAGTAGATAAGATTGTTGAGGAAACGGAAAAACAAAATATGACCCTGATTTCAGGAATACCGCCCTGGCTCATCATGTATTTTGAAAAACTGACTGCAAAACATGGAAAAAAAATAAAACAACTTTTCCCTAACCTCCAGCTTATTGTCACAGGTGGTGTAAATTATGAACCCTACCGTGATAAAATGGAAGATTTATTGGGTGGAAAAGTAGATATCATTCAAACTTTTCCTGCCTCTGAAGGGTTCTTTGCCTTTCAGGATGATTATACAAAGGAAGGTCTTCTTCTTCTGACCAACCACGGTATTTTCTATGAATTTATTCCATTGGAAGAGTACGGAAAACCAAATGCCAGAAGATTAACATTAAAAGAAATTGAGCTTCATAAAGATTACGCCTTGATTTTAACAACCAACTCTGGATTATGGGCCTACTCTATTGGTGATGTAGTAAGATTTATTGATAAAAACCCGTATAGAGTGCTGGTAAGTGGAAGGACCAAACATTTTACTTCAGCCTTCGGGGAGCATGTTATTGCATTTGAAGTAGAAGAAGCTCTAAAAGCAACTCTCGAAAAACATCCGGCACAGGTCACTGAATTTCATTTAGCCCCACAGGTCAATCCAGGTGAGGGGCTTCCGTATCACGAATGGCTGATTGAGTTTGAAAAAGATCCTGAAAACATGGAAGCATTTAGAAATGAATTGGATCAGCAGCTTAGAAATAGAAACACTTATTATGACGATCTGATTTCTGGAAATATTCTGGAAAAGCTTCATATCACAAGGCTGAAAAAAAATGCGTTCCATGAATATGCAAAGTCTCAGGGAAAATTGGGGGGACAAAATAAGACTCCCAGATTAGCTAATGACAGAAATATCGCAAATTTGTTAGAAATTTATAAATTTTAG
- the mfd gene encoding transcription-repair coupling factor — MQLKSINEKFLPDLMQKEFGKEIFTQLENSQHIAVKGSAGSSVSVFVAELFLVQKKNILYLVDDKEDALYANTEMEDLLGKEKVLYFPATHLEPYQVEKTQNANLVLRTEVLNKINSGRSPKVIVAYAGALSEKVLKKEDFKAISHHIKVGDQLDFDFVDELLNHYHFQQADFVSEPGEFSVRGGIVDVFSYSYEKPYRITFFGNEVESIKTFDIETQLSIDKVKDFQLVSNMNFSVTGSRVSLLQLLPKESYVVSKNGMIGMQKIKTFYEKSLEKYETLSKQVAHRTPQELFISDQEFVFDYKKFKTVDFGNVAIEGLKDIAEVKMEQLPQPSFHKNFELLIEDMEEKQEDGFDTWISFSTEKQKERLESIFEELEHELPFKSFKSELHEGFVDNGHKLLVYTDHQIFDRYQRYKAKNTFAKSEQLTLKDLMSLKIGDYIAHIDHGIGKFMGLVKVNNDGKIQECFKLTYKNGDLLYVSIHSLHKISKYNGPDGREIVLSKLGSPTWKSLKQKTKAKVKQIAFDLIKLYAQRKTAKGFAYTPDSYLQNELEASFIYEDTPDQEKATIDVKKDMEADTVMDRLVCGDVGFGKTEVAIRAAFKAATDGKQVAVLVPTTILAFQHYRSFKERLKDFPVNVSYVNRFRTAKQKSETLDNLKNGKVDIIIGTHQLASSSVKFKDLGLLIIDEEHKFGVSVKDKLKTLKSNVDTLTLTATPIPRTLQFSLMAARDLSVIKTPPPNRQPVDTQLVGFNEEIIRDAISYEIQRDGQVYFINNRIENLKDIAGLIQRLVPDARVITGHGQMDGKQLEKNVLDFMEGKYDVLVSTTIVESGVDVPNANTIFINDAQRFGMADLHQMRGRVGRSNRKAFCFLITPPYDMMTSDARKRLEAIEQFSDLGSGFQIAMKDLEIRGAGDLLGAEQSGFINEMGFETYQKLMQEALEELKDDVDFENLFENEEDRQKLFKSIKDVNIDTDLELMLPDFYISNTEERLLLYQKIAEINNEKDLHQFELELIDRFGALPKEAVNLLKSVSLKWLAADIGFEKIVMKNGIFLGYFPSNPQDKFYQTDRFRHIINYLTSNPAEAQLKEKSGKEGNQLMMRKERIKNVDEVNVLLKAIIENN; from the coding sequence ATGCAGTTAAAATCCATCAATGAAAAGTTCCTTCCGGATCTGATGCAAAAAGAATTCGGAAAAGAAATTTTTACCCAGTTAGAAAATAGTCAGCATATTGCCGTGAAAGGGAGCGCAGGTTCCTCAGTTTCTGTTTTTGTGGCTGAACTGTTTTTGGTTCAGAAAAAAAATATTCTTTATCTGGTAGATGATAAAGAGGATGCATTGTATGCGAATACCGAAATGGAAGATTTGCTGGGGAAAGAAAAGGTATTGTATTTTCCGGCGACTCACCTTGAGCCTTACCAGGTGGAAAAAACACAGAATGCCAATCTTGTGCTAAGGACTGAGGTACTGAATAAAATCAATTCCGGGAGATCTCCAAAAGTAATTGTTGCCTATGCCGGAGCTTTATCAGAAAAAGTACTGAAGAAGGAAGATTTTAAAGCCATTTCCCATCATATAAAAGTAGGAGATCAACTGGATTTCGATTTTGTAGATGAACTTCTTAACCATTATCATTTCCAGCAGGCAGATTTTGTTTCCGAACCCGGAGAATTCTCTGTAAGAGGAGGAATTGTGGATGTATTCTCTTATTCCTATGAAAAACCATATAGAATCACGTTCTTTGGTAATGAAGTAGAAAGTATTAAAACGTTTGATATAGAAACTCAGCTTTCTATAGATAAAGTGAAAGATTTTCAGTTGGTATCCAATATGAATTTTTCAGTAACGGGAAGCAGGGTTTCATTACTGCAGCTATTGCCTAAAGAAAGCTATGTGGTTTCTAAAAATGGAATGATCGGGATGCAGAAGATTAAAACATTCTATGAAAAATCCCTTGAAAAATATGAAACCTTAAGTAAGCAGGTGGCTCATAGAACTCCACAAGAACTTTTTATTTCTGATCAGGAGTTTGTATTTGATTATAAAAAATTTAAGACAGTAGACTTCGGAAATGTTGCTATTGAAGGATTGAAGGACATTGCTGAAGTAAAAATGGAACAGCTTCCACAGCCTTCCTTCCATAAAAACTTTGAGCTTTTGATCGAAGATATGGAAGAAAAGCAGGAAGATGGGTTTGATACCTGGATTTCCTTTTCAACGGAAAAGCAGAAAGAAAGATTGGAGTCTATCTTTGAAGAGCTTGAACATGAACTTCCTTTTAAAAGCTTTAAATCAGAACTCCATGAAGGGTTTGTAGATAACGGGCACAAGCTGTTAGTATATACCGATCACCAGATCTTTGACCGTTATCAAAGATATAAGGCTAAAAATACCTTTGCAAAATCAGAGCAGCTTACTTTAAAAGACCTGATGTCTTTGAAGATTGGTGATTATATTGCCCATATCGATCATGGAATCGGAAAGTTTATGGGATTGGTGAAAGTGAATAATGACGGAAAAATTCAGGAATGTTTTAAACTGACTTATAAAAACGGAGATTTATTATATGTAAGTATTCATTCATTACATAAGATATCGAAATATAACGGACCGGATGGTAGGGAGATTGTACTGAGTAAACTTGGTTCCCCAACCTGGAAGTCTTTAAAGCAAAAAACAAAAGCTAAGGTAAAGCAGATTGCATTTGATCTTATTAAATTATACGCGCAAAGAAAAACCGCAAAAGGATTTGCTTATACGCCAGATTCTTATCTGCAGAATGAGTTGGAAGCAAGCTTTATTTATGAAGATACCCCGGATCAGGAAAAAGCTACTATAGATGTGAAAAAAGATATGGAAGCGGATACGGTAATGGATCGTTTGGTTTGTGGGGATGTAGGTTTTGGGAAAACAGAGGTTGCAATTCGTGCTGCGTTCAAAGCCGCTACAGATGGAAAACAGGTTGCTGTATTAGTTCCTACTACTATTTTGGCATTTCAGCACTATAGAAGTTTCAAGGAGAGGCTTAAAGATTTTCCGGTAAATGTTTCCTATGTTAACCGATTCAGAACGGCTAAGCAGAAGTCTGAAACATTGGATAATCTTAAGAATGGTAAAGTAGATATTATTATAGGAACCCATCAGTTAGCAAGTAGTTCTGTTAAATTCAAGGATCTTGGATTATTGATTATTGATGAAGAGCATAAGTTTGGCGTTTCAGTGAAAGATAAATTAAAGACTCTGAAAAGTAATGTAGATACCCTTACTCTTACTGCTACTCCGATTCCGAGAACATTGCAGTTTTCTTTAATGGCGGCAAGGGATTTATCCGTAATTAAAACACCACCACCCAACAGACAACCGGTAGATACCCAGTTGGTAGGATTTAATGAAGAGATCATTCGTGATGCTATTTCTTATGAAATTCAGAGAGATGGCCAGGTCTATTTTATTAATAACAGAATTGAAAACCTTAAAGATATTGCCGGGCTTATCCAGCGTCTGGTTCCTGATGCCAGAGTAATCACAGGACATGGGCAGATGGATGGTAAACAGTTGGAAAAGAATGTCCTTGATTTTATGGAAGGCAAGTATGATGTACTTGTTTCTACCACTATTGTAGAAAGTGGAGTGGACGTTCCGAATGCGAATACCATCTTTATTAATGATGCTCAACGGTTTGGAATGGCAGATCTTCACCAGATGAGAGGAAGAGTAGGACGAAGCAATAGGAAAGCTTTTTGTTTTCTGATTACCCCACCTTATGATATGATGACTTCTGATGCCAGAAAACGATTGGAGGCTATTGAGCAGTTTTCTGATCTTGGGAGCGGTTTTCAGATTGCGATGAAAGATCTTGAAATTCGTGGTGCCGGGGATTTATTGGGAGCAGAACAAAGTGGATTTATTAATGAGATGGGATTTGAAACGTATCAGAAACTGATGCAGGAAGCCCTTGAAGAATTGAAGGATGATGTTGATTTTGAGAATTTATTTGAAAATGAAGAAGACAGACAAAAGCTTTTTAAATCTATAAAGGATGTCAATATTGATACAGATCTTGAACTTATGCTGCCTGATTTTTATATTTCTAATACCGAAGAGAGATTGTTATTGTATCAGAAAATTGCTGAGATTAATAATGAAAAAGATCTTCATCAGTTTGAACTTGAACTGATTGACAGGTTCGGTGCGTTGCCGAAAGAAGCAGTGAATTTACTGAAAAGTGTTTCTTTGAAATGGCTGGCTGCAGATATTGGTTTTGAGAAGATTGTAATGAAAAACGGTATATTTTTAGGCTATTTTCCAAGCAATCCTCAGGATAAATTTTATCAGACCGATAGATTCAGGCATATTATTAATTATTTAACAAGCAATCCTGCAGAAGCACAGCTTAAGGAGAAATCTGGTAAGGAAGGGAACCAGTTGATGATGAGAAAAGAGCGTATTAAAAACGTAGATGAGGTGAATGTCCTGCTAAAGGCTATTATTGAAAATAATTAA
- the pth gene encoding aminoacyl-tRNA hydrolase, with protein MKYLIVGLGNKGSEYENTRHNIGFKVAERIAEKLEVSFNTANFGWMAEGKYKGRKVLVLKPDTYMNLSGNAVRYWMQKENIPLENVLIVTDDLALPFGTLRMKGKGSDAGHNGLKNINEVLQTQNYARLRFGISADFAAGRQVDYVLGTWSEEEAEKLTERIDTFSKASLSFVFAGINNTMSAFNGK; from the coding sequence ATGAAATATTTAATTGTTGGGCTTGGAAACAAGGGCTCAGAATATGAAAATACACGACACAATATAGGCTTTAAAGTGGCTGAAAGAATAGCTGAAAAACTTGAAGTATCATTCAATACGGCTAATTTTGGCTGGATGGCAGAAGGAAAATATAAGGGAAGAAAAGTTCTTGTTCTTAAGCCGGACACCTATATGAATTTATCTGGTAATGCTGTAAGATATTGGATGCAGAAAGAAAATATTCCTTTGGAAAATGTATTGATTGTAACAGACGATCTGGCTCTCCCTTTCGGAACCCTAAGGATGAAAGGCAAAGGTTCTGATGCGGGTCACAATGGGCTTAAAAATATTAATGAAGTATTACAGACTCAGAATTATGCGAGGCTTCGTTTTGGAATTTCAGCAGATTTTGCAGCTGGACGTCAGGTTGATTACGTATTGGGAACATGGAGTGAAGAAGAAGCAGAAAAACTTACCGAAAGAATAGATACTTTTTCGAAAGCCAGTCTTTCTTTTGTTTTTGCAGGAATCAACAATACGATGTCTGCATTTAACGGAAAGTAA
- a CDS encoding carbonic anhydrase family protein, giving the protein MKAHTYETQSTITPEKALEFLKEGNQRFVNNLKANRDLLEQVNATREGQWPFAVVLSCIDSRTSAELIFDQGLGDVFSIRIAGNFVNQDILGSMEFGCNVAGSKLIVVLGHTKCGALKGGLDAAQIEGMGMDNLNHLINHFNPIINDVIEENEERSSKNSSLLERLNHQNIKSSIEDIRKQSSTLKRLEEEGKIKIVGANYDVETGAVNWL; this is encoded by the coding sequence ATGAAAGCACATACATACGAAACTCAGTCTACCATTACTCCTGAAAAAGCATTAGAATTTTTAAAGGAAGGAAACCAAAGGTTCGTTAATAATCTTAAAGCCAACAGAGACCTTCTGGAGCAGGTAAATGCAACCCGTGAAGGACAATGGCCTTTTGCAGTAGTTCTAAGCTGTATAGACAGCCGTACTTCTGCAGAATTGATTTTCGACCAGGGATTGGGAGATGTTTTCAGTATCAGAATTGCCGGTAATTTTGTCAACCAGGACATACTTGGTTCTATGGAATTTGGCTGTAATGTAGCAGGTTCTAAACTAATTGTGGTTTTAGGACACACTAAATGCGGCGCTCTGAAAGGAGGTCTTGATGCAGCACAAATTGAAGGAATGGGAATGGACAACCTGAACCACCTTATCAATCATTTCAATCCAATTATCAATGACGTGATTGAAGAAAATGAAGAACGTTCATCAAAAAACAGCTCTCTTTTAGAAAGACTTAATCACCAGAATATCAAAAGCTCAATCGAAGACATCCGTAAACAAAGCTCAACCCTTAAAAGGCTTGAAGAAGAAGGTAAGATCAAAATCGTTGGAGCTAACTATGATGTTGAAACGGGAGCGGTAAACTGGTTATAA